The following is a genomic window from Lactococcus carnosus.
AGCCAAAATACTAGTGTTTTGTATGTTTACCTTGATAATCTAGAAAATAGGAATAACCTGTATTGCTTTAAAAATTAAAGTATTAGCTGAATTTTTTTGTGAATATTTTACCATTTTGTGATAAAATAGTAGTGCATGGTAGGTAGGGCAATTCTGTTCTACCGCCAAATAAAAAAACTTATAGAGGTGGACTCATGTCACGTAAACCAATTATTGCTGGTAACTGGAAAATGAATAAAACTTTAGCTGAAGCGAAAGCTTTTGCTGAAGCAGTAAAAGGAAAAGCACCATCTGCTGATCTTGTAGAGACTGTTATCGGTAGCCCTGCATTATTTCTTGCACCACTTGCAGAAATTTTAAACGGTGATGTGATCGAAGTTGCTGCTCAAAACTCATATTTTGAAAATACTGGCGCTTTTACTGGTGAAAATTCACCAGCTGCTATTGCTGATCTTGGTATCAAATATATCATCATTGGTCATTCAGAACGTCGTGAATACTTCCACGAAACTGATGAAGATATTAACAAAAAAGCAAAAGCAATCATTGCAAATGGTGTGACACCAATCATTTGTTGTGGTGAAACACTTGAAACTTATGAAGCTGGTCAAACAGCACAATGGGTTGAAAGTCAAATCACTGCAGCATTGAAAGATCTTACACCTGAACAAGTGTCAAATCTTGTGATTGCTTATGAACCAATCTGGGCAATCGGTACTGGTAAATCAGCTGATGCAAATACAGCTGATGAAACATGTGGCGTTGTACGTAACACAGTTGAAAAACTTTACGGTAAAACAGTTTCAGACGCAGTTCGTATCCAATATGGTGGTTCTGTTAAACCTGAAAACGTTGCTGAATACATGAGCAAAGAAAATGTTGATGGTGCCCTTGTTGGTGGCGCATCACTTGAAGCTGAAAGCTTCCTAGCACTTTTAGACTTTGTTAACTAATTGAGCTGAAGGATCCCTTTGAGGGGTCTTTTTATTTTCAAAAAATAGACAAAAAAATAAGCCAGGAGGCTTATTTTTTGATAATTCTTATGCATGTTTTGATTGTTTTTTTTAGTACTGTCAACATGGTAAATGATAAGACAATCGAAATGATAACTGCTAGGAAACTGGACATCACTGTCATTAATACAGAGCACCCGATAACGATAAAGACTGAAAATGTGGCAATATTTGAAAAGAAGGCTATTTCTTTAAGTCTATCAGCTGTTTTTATATGTTCAGCCATCTTTTCTTCCTGCGTATACTCACGCGTTGGTAACTGCCAATTAGTAAACTCTTCATCAAATCTAGGGGCTTCCATACTGTCTCCTCTGCACTACCTTTAAATGATAGCACGATTATCTTAATCTAAATATTACAATTAAATTACTATATCACGAAAATGTTACAAAGGAGTGAAGATGATCAAACATGATAGTGATCAGAGCAATATCAATTACAATGAGATAAGATTAAAGCACGATTTATTTGATATAATGAAAAGCATGACAAAGAAAATAATGATTACTGCTACAGTTGACAGCATTGAACAGGCTAAGGCCTTACTCGCAATCGGTATAGATACTTTATATATTGGCGAGGAAACGTATGGCCTTAGATTACCACATGCGTTTACCTGGGATGAATTGCGTGAACTGACTGAGTTGGCACATGCGGCTGGCGCTAAAGTGACAGTTGCTGTGAATGCCATTATGCATCCAGATAAAATGGCTACGATTAAGCCGTATTTAGATTTCCTTCAGGAAATTGAAGTAGACCAGCTGACAGTCGGTGATACGGGCGTTATTTTTGTTCTTGATCGTGACGGTTACAAGCTACCCTATATTTATGATGCATCAACGATGGTAACCAGTAGTCGTCAGGTAAATTTCTGGGGGGAACAAGGGGCCATAGGTGCTGTTCTTTCTCGTGAACTACCAAAGGAAGAGCTTATTGCTCTATCAGATAATTTGACAGTATTTGGCGAAATTTTAGTCTATGGTGCGACGATTATCCATCAGTCCAAACGCCCATTACTAGAAAATTATTATAATTTTATCAAAACCGATGAAGAAAAGACACGGGATAGAAATTTATTTTTAAGCGAGCCAAAGCAAGAAGAGACACATTATTCTATCTATGAGGATAGTCACGGCACGCATATTTTTGCATCTGATGATGTTAA
Proteins encoded in this region:
- the tpiA gene encoding triose-phosphate isomerase encodes the protein MSRKPIIAGNWKMNKTLAEAKAFAEAVKGKAPSADLVETVIGSPALFLAPLAEILNGDVIEVAAQNSYFENTGAFTGENSPAAIADLGIKYIIIGHSERREYFHETDEDINKKAKAIIANGVTPIICCGETLETYEAGQTAQWVESQITAALKDLTPEQVSNLVIAYEPIWAIGTGKSADANTADETCGVVRNTVEKLYGKTVSDAVRIQYGGSVKPENVAEYMSKENVDGALVGGASLEAESFLALLDFVN
- a CDS encoding peptidase U32 family protein, which encodes MTKKIMITATVDSIEQAKALLAIGIDTLYIGEETYGLRLPHAFTWDELRELTELAHAAGAKVTVAVNAIMHPDKMATIKPYLDFLQEIEVDQLTVGDTGVIFVLDRDGYKLPYIYDASTMVTSSRQVNFWGEQGAIGAVLSRELPKEELIALSDNLTVFGEILVYGATIIHQSKRPLLENYYNFIKTDEEKTRDRNLFLSEPKQEETHYSIYEDSHGTHIFASDDVNLMTELDELTALNYTHWKLDGIYTPGDNFVEIAELFVQAKNLIMSGQFTAAQGFAFDEAIRRLHPVERTLGHGFYDLDPDEIQ
- a CDS encoding DUF3270 family protein produces the protein MEAPRFDEEFTNWQLPTREYTQEEKMAEHIKTADRLKEIAFFSNIATFSVFIVIGCSVLMTVMSSFLAVIISIVLSFTMLTVLKKTIKTCIRIIKK